One genomic region from Procambarus clarkii isolate CNS0578487 chromosome 85, FALCON_Pclarkii_2.0, whole genome shotgun sequence encodes:
- the LOC123746710 gene encoding activin receptor type-2A isoform X2 — MAGSTAVTRLSRIMMYLLIVAAFPIISALIAESVARPAENLPPRVTHCEVYNSTQCSNEGPQSALCSGKMTEACEVWDTPEKVNHCFVLWTNNSGKLEITYKGCWLDDQMCSDECISVQAASSITLKKKHLFCCCNHNNCNHNFSWHPVAEPPITPPTPQDQDIVVKTVAWTLGTLVLLVVIVTLLFYLYRRRKMANFMELPRVESAALVPPSPPMGLRPIQLREIKARGRFGAVWKANLHTDVIAVKIFPVQDKQSWFVEKEVYSLPQMSHENVLQFIGAEKHGDHLQAEFWLITAYHERGSLCDYLKANLVTWNDLCKIGESMARGLMYVHEEQPASKCEALKPSIAHRDFKSKNVLLKADLTACIADFGLALVFHPGQSAGDTHGQVGTRRYMAPEVLEGAINFQRDAFLRIDMYACGLVLWEILSRCSSQDGPVPEYHLPFEEEVGQHPTLDDMQECVVTQKTRPAIRDVWRKNAAMMALIDTMEECWDHDAEARLSASCVVERLAIYSKNLHLSPTSNPQKESSM, encoded by the exons ATGGCTGGTAGCACAGCTGTAACTCGGCTGTCACGCATTATGATGTACCTGCTAATTGTAGCGGCATTTCCCATCATCTCTGCTCTAATAGCAG agagtgttgcacggcCTGCAGAAAATCTTCCACCAAGAGTTACCCATTGTGAAGTCTATAATAGTACACAATGTTCAAACGAAGGTCCTCAGTCAGCTCTTTGCTCAGGGAAGATGACGGAGGCGTGCGAAGTATGGGATACTCCCGAGAAAGTAAACCATTGCTTCGTTTTGTGGACTAATAACTCAGGCAAG CTGGAGATTACTTACAAAGGTTGCTGGCTGGACGATCAGATGTGTTCCGATGAATGTATCAGTGTTCAAGCAGCAAGTAGCATAACGTTAAAGAAAAAACATTTATTTTGTTGCTGTAATCACAACAACTGCAACCATAACTTCTCATGGCACCCAGTGGCAGAGCCGCCTATTACTCCAC CCACCCCTCAAGACCAGGATATTGTGGTCAAAACTGTGGCCTGGACATTGGGTACACTCGTCCTACTCGTGGTTATCGTTACCTTGCTCTTCTACCTCTACCGACGACGAAAAATG GCTAACTTCATGGAGTTGCCAAGAGTGGAATCGGCAGCACTagttcctccctcaccaccaatggGTTTGCGACCGATACAACTGCGAGAAATTAAGGCGCGTGGAAGATTCGGGGCAGTTTGGAAAGCTAACCTCCACACAGACGTTATTGCTGTAAAAATCTTTCCTGTTCAG GATAAGCAGTCttggtttgtagaaaaagaagttTACTCACTCCCTCAAATGTCCCACGAAAATGTATTACAATTCATTGGAGCTGAGAAGCACGGAGATCATCTTCAAGCAGAATTTTGGCTCATTACTGCTTATCATGAGCGAGGCTCTCTCTGTGACTATCTCAAG GCAAATTTAGTAACTTGGAATGATCTTTGCAAAATTGGGGAGTCAATGGCACGGGGTTTAATGTATGTGCACGAAGAGCAGCCTGCTTCCAAATGTGAGGCTCTTAAACCTTCAATTGCCCATCGAGATTTCAAGAGCAAAAATGTTTTGCTTAAAGCAGATTTGACTGCCTGCATTGCTGATTTTGGTCTGGCTTTGGTCTTCCACCCTGGACAGTCAGCTGGTGACACCCATGGACAG GTTGGCACGCGACGGTACATGGCTCCAGAGGTATTGGAAGGTGCAATTAATTTCCAACGGGATGCCTTTCTTCGAATTGACATGTATGCTTGCGGACTAGTGCTATGGGAAATTCTGTCTAGGTGTTCAA GCCAGGATGGTCCTGTACCTGAATACCACTTACCCTTTGAGGAAGAGGTCGGACAGCACCCTACTCTGGATGATATGCAAGAATGTGTTGTCACCCAAAAGACACGCCCTGCTATCAGGGATGTCTGGCGCAAGAATGCT
- the LOC123746710 gene encoding activin receptor type-2A isoform X1, translating to MAGSTAVTRLSRIMMYLLIVAAFPIISALIAESVARPAENLPPRVTHCEVYNSTQCSNEGPQSALCSGKMTEACEVWDTPEKVNHCFVLWTNNSGKLEITYKGCWLDDQMCSDECISVQAASSITLKKKHLFCCCNHNNCNHNFSWHPVAEPPITPLSLLPTATPQDQDIVVKTVAWTLGTLVLLVVIVTLLFYLYRRRKMANFMELPRVESAALVPPSPPMGLRPIQLREIKARGRFGAVWKANLHTDVIAVKIFPVQDKQSWFVEKEVYSLPQMSHENVLQFIGAEKHGDHLQAEFWLITAYHERGSLCDYLKANLVTWNDLCKIGESMARGLMYVHEEQPASKCEALKPSIAHRDFKSKNVLLKADLTACIADFGLALVFHPGQSAGDTHGQVGTRRYMAPEVLEGAINFQRDAFLRIDMYACGLVLWEILSRCSSQDGPVPEYHLPFEEEVGQHPTLDDMQECVVTQKTRPAIRDVWRKNAAMMALIDTMEECWDHDAEARLSASCVVERLAIYSKNLHLSPTSNPQKESSM from the exons ATGGCTGGTAGCACAGCTGTAACTCGGCTGTCACGCATTATGATGTACCTGCTAATTGTAGCGGCATTTCCCATCATCTCTGCTCTAATAGCAG agagtgttgcacggcCTGCAGAAAATCTTCCACCAAGAGTTACCCATTGTGAAGTCTATAATAGTACACAATGTTCAAACGAAGGTCCTCAGTCAGCTCTTTGCTCAGGGAAGATGACGGAGGCGTGCGAAGTATGGGATACTCCCGAGAAAGTAAACCATTGCTTCGTTTTGTGGACTAATAACTCAGGCAAG CTGGAGATTACTTACAAAGGTTGCTGGCTGGACGATCAGATGTGTTCCGATGAATGTATCAGTGTTCAAGCAGCAAGTAGCATAACGTTAAAGAAAAAACATTTATTTTGTTGCTGTAATCACAACAACTGCAACCATAACTTCTCATGGCACCCAGTGGCAGAGCCGCCTATTACTCCAC TATCATTACTGCCAACAGCCACCCCTCAAGACCAGGATATTGTGGTCAAAACTGTGGCCTGGACATTGGGTACACTCGTCCTACTCGTGGTTATCGTTACCTTGCTCTTCTACCTCTACCGACGACGAAAAATG GCTAACTTCATGGAGTTGCCAAGAGTGGAATCGGCAGCACTagttcctccctcaccaccaatggGTTTGCGACCGATACAACTGCGAGAAATTAAGGCGCGTGGAAGATTCGGGGCAGTTTGGAAAGCTAACCTCCACACAGACGTTATTGCTGTAAAAATCTTTCCTGTTCAG GATAAGCAGTCttggtttgtagaaaaagaagttTACTCACTCCCTCAAATGTCCCACGAAAATGTATTACAATTCATTGGAGCTGAGAAGCACGGAGATCATCTTCAAGCAGAATTTTGGCTCATTACTGCTTATCATGAGCGAGGCTCTCTCTGTGACTATCTCAAG GCAAATTTAGTAACTTGGAATGATCTTTGCAAAATTGGGGAGTCAATGGCACGGGGTTTAATGTATGTGCACGAAGAGCAGCCTGCTTCCAAATGTGAGGCTCTTAAACCTTCAATTGCCCATCGAGATTTCAAGAGCAAAAATGTTTTGCTTAAAGCAGATTTGACTGCCTGCATTGCTGATTTTGGTCTGGCTTTGGTCTTCCACCCTGGACAGTCAGCTGGTGACACCCATGGACAG GTTGGCACGCGACGGTACATGGCTCCAGAGGTATTGGAAGGTGCAATTAATTTCCAACGGGATGCCTTTCTTCGAATTGACATGTATGCTTGCGGACTAGTGCTATGGGAAATTCTGTCTAGGTGTTCAA GCCAGGATGGTCCTGTACCTGAATACCACTTACCCTTTGAGGAAGAGGTCGGACAGCACCCTACTCTGGATGATATGCAAGAATGTGTTGTCACCCAAAAGACACGCCCTGCTATCAGGGATGTCTGGCGCAAGAATGCT